In Mytilus galloprovincialis chromosome 1, xbMytGall1.hap1.1, whole genome shotgun sequence, the following are encoded in one genomic region:
- the LOC143072173 gene encoding uncharacterized protein LOC143072173, with product MNRWCVFTAICIGIIFHGIKTTETTNCDKTLFNGYCRDRTISAEGDINIAIPVSIHESRDGQRCGDISVSGFQSAIAMEWIIKILNGNDSGRSSFIPGLTLGYTIFDDCGLPSRTSSFLTGIFHKDSYSNLQECVASDNISIYTGIVAMTSPDSSSKALEFNRPEVPVISVDYHDVKYEKTPGAFFGVESIETEIKVILEFINRKNWNFIGVVYTEDSVGMQYLDSLLKQSSGMDICYLQLPVNSGNVSYVVNNLIITEQNNYAANETFGVLYLGSVKECILFLQEIKSSPHSIASKLMVLLASSVGTGNHLYEATRPLTNDIFLISPHQIMLQNFTRHFQDVIENSTYQHLEPWLSEYKQHICFLLQKPDCGANDIIAYYRQESQVDKSVVSLISIANALFNMQKQFCNGITGLCNDMIQNLNQISSYMHVSNDSLQPISSFYHIDDTVGFGTNILSLGKSVYDIFNLTKSNESLVGSFSNGVLNLDSNARIPESICKEKCSRCIENEELQFGYIPGDVLILGLFSIHQDAYETSNDESKLFKCGSYRTGSTAIITVSAFLESVKSLRDPSKTGLNFGAIALDDCYNELNISALIIELFTGKRILRDPKSKAHIDFSKVVAVVGALSSRVTQRIADLMSSLHIPMVSYGASATTLDNRVRYPYFLRTVPSDSLQIEGMIKLISKLNVKYTGALYIDDAYGASGIEGVNELARSNGICIYKPYSIAEDTSTIKMKQILNDNRYIGGVNVIVMFSIDTIIQNILGDKVLSDDKDLNMSSYAPIFVSSEGWGTHPNLANKESLGSLVFTTDSNRQVTGSFKDYLNSLKVSTETENPWLYRFLEEHFKCYMPKSFEKRPEWTSRCNVNAKLNEDVIKSLVSDQRNIHTEIAVYAIGLAYKSFNGKSVCRTSGNCFKRNKENASNWTEAIRSITIPLSDRTNFRPFKPDGNGNLGFTIHNIQKNSSSSSGFSYVKVGSYDGTLLLQTQDLKFYNHLGQERTLNPISCPTSKCPEACITTTFPAETSTESAVSNVETPTDIIAIVLGAVAGILFLIVIMLTILVFKALRTNNTAMDDKTKELQMDHLSVPIHHRSNRSLNGIYNEPYSQHSSVSDLRRVHHNKGFHSDNESAGHPPPSTSSGIVAGSSSDSAGSHIVYSDMAQAVPRPNEGINYLSPESSDVSNQSLKELTKRVLQPQSNQGIKKPEPHTDSSMTYLSSNELLLEDEEESNVNNIDSAYDFGDPEKLGFAPIPPGLDPTDKENIAPPAYSMSGYNQGTRRPQTLPGISPLQLRPQEISNTAYPSPSAHRNLYTNDMYLKPVSDALPTYQQHLEQKQQFQNGRAQHVEMPTNVSPSCYNNVRLFRPNSQQNNTGQLPVLSPFTEQVYFTSNNSLSPSSRFGSPGSSLISLSPAQKEELLSRILHENPNYFHNQCNKNYRSPGSSVQSPQSNNAMSPNGMLKQVVEPGSVEIHGPIEIEDREEVMI from the exons GATATACTATATTTGACGACTGTGGGCTTCCGTCCAGAACATCATCTTTTTTAACAGGTATATTCCACAAAGACAGTTATAGCAACTTACAAGAATGCGTGGCATCTGACAATATATCCATTTATACAG GAATTGTGGCAATGACATCGCCAGATTCTTCGTCAAAGGCATTAGAATTTAACCGTCCAGAGGTTCCAGTTATAAGTGTTGACTACCATGATGTAAAATATGAGAAAACGCCTGGTGCATTCTTTGGTGTAGAAAGCATAGAAACTGAAATAAAG GTTATTCTTGAATTTATAAATCGTAAAAACTGGAATTTCATTGGAGTAGTTTACACAGAAGATTCAGTTGGGATGCAATACCTCGATTCACTTCTGAAACAATCATCAGGCATGGATATATGTTATCTTCAACTTCCGGTAAATTCTGGAAATGTCAGTTATGTTGTTAATAATTTAATCATTACAGAACAAAATAACTATGCTGCAAACGAAACGTTTGGTGTCTTGTATTTAGGATCAGTAAAAGAGTGTATTCTGTTTTTACAAGAAATAAAATCATCACCACACAGTATAGCTTCAAAATTAATGGTGCTGTTAGCGTCCTCTGTTGGAACAGGTAACCACCTATATGAGGCTACCAGACCACTAACaaacgatatttttttaatttcacctcATCAAATTATGCTACAGAATTTTACAAGACATTTTCAAGATGTGATCGAAAACAGTACATATCAACACCTGGAACCATGGTTATCAGAATACAAACAACATATATGTTTCCTGCTTCAGAAACCAGACTGTGGAGCCAATGATATCATCGCTTATTACAGACAGGAGTCGCAAGTGGACAAAagtgttgtcagtttaatttccaTTGCCAAtgcattgtttaatatgcaaaaACAATTCTGTAATGGAATAACGGGACTGTGTAATGATATGATTCAAAACCTGAATCAAATATCATCATATATGCATGTATCGAACGATTCGCTGCAACCGATTTCGTCCTTTTACCATATTGATGATACTGTTGGATTCGGTACGAACATATTGTCTTTAGGAAAGTCCGTCTATGATATTTTTAATCTGACAAAAAGCAATGAAAGCCTG GTAGGCAGTTTTTCGAACGGGGTACTTAATCTGGACTCTAATGCACGTATTCCGGAATCTATTTGCAAAGAAAAGTGCTCAAGATGTATTGAAAATGAAGAACTACAGTTTGGTTACATACCAGGAGATGTACTTATTCTGGGTCTTTTTTCTATACATCAAGATGCTTATGAAACATCGAATGACGAAAGCAAGTTATTTAAATGTGGCAGTTATAGAACTGGATCCACTGCAATCATTACTGTGTCTGCATTCCTTGAAAGTGTGAAATCATTGCGAGATCCCAGTAAAACAGGATTAAATTTTGGTGCTATAGCTTTAGATGACTGTTATAACGAACTCAACATAAGTGCTCTTATTATCGAGTTGTTTACCGGAAAGCGTATCTTGCGCGACCCAAAAAGCAAGGCGCACATAGATTTTTCAAAAGTGGTGGCTGTAGTTGGAGCACTTTCCAGTCGCGTGACACAACGAATAGCTGACCTCATGAGCTCACTCCATATTCCTATGGTGTCGTATGGCGCTTCAGCTACAACTCTGGACAATAGGGTTCGATACCCATATTTTCTGAGAACTGTCCCCAGTGACTCTCTACAAATTGAAGGAATGATTAAGTTAATCTCGAAActaaatgttaaatataccgGAGCTTTATATATCGATGACGCCTATGGTGCTAGTGGGATAGAAGGTGTAAATGAACTTGCACGGTCCAATGGTATATGTATTTATAAACCGTACAGCATTGCTGAGGACACTAGTActattaaaatgaaacaaattctGAATGATAATCGTTACATTGGAGGTG taaaTGTAATTGTCATGTTTTCCATAGACACCATTATACAAAATATCCTTGGCGACAAAGTGCTATCAGACGACAAAGATCTCAATATGTCGTCATACGCGCCAATATTCGTGTCTAGTGAAGGATGGGGTACACACCCTAATTTGGCCAACAAAGAATCATTAGGTTCTTTAGTCTTTACAACTGACAGTAACAGGCAAGTCACAGGATCATTTAAAGATTACCTTAATTCTCTGAAAGTTTCGACTGAAACTGAAAATCCATGGCTCTACAGGTTTTTGGAGGAACATTTTAAGTGTTATATGCCAAAGTCATTTGAAAAACGTCCAGAGTGGACCAGCCGTTGTAATGTAAATGCAAAACTCAATGAAGATGTCATTAAGAGTCTAGTGTCTGACCAACGTAATATACACACCGAGATAGCAGTTTATGCCATTGGTCTTGCTTATAAATCGTTTAATGGAAAATCAGTTTGCCGCACTTCTGGAAATTGCTTTAAACGGAATAAAGAAAATGCTTCAAACTGGACTGAAGCCATTCGAAGTATAACGATTCCTTTATCAGATCGGACTAATTTTAGACCATTCAAACCAGATGGCAATGGAAACTTAGGTTTTACCATTCATAATATACAAAAGAATTCCAGTTCCAGTTCCGGTTTTTCATATGTAAAG GTCGGATCATACGACGGAACTCTTTTACTACAAACGCAAGATTTGAAATTCTATAACCATCTAGGACAAGAAAGAACATTAAATCCAATATCCTGTCCAACAAGTAAATGTCCAGAAGCATGTATCACGACCACGTTTCCTGCAGAAACATCAACAGAATCTGCAGTTTCTAATGTAGAAACGCCAACTGATATTATAGCTATTGTGCTCGGGGCTGTAGCAGGCATTTTATTCCTGATTGTTATAATGTTGACAATTCTCGTTTTCAAAGCTTTAAGGACAAACAACACTGCAATGGACGATAAAACCAAAGAACTACAGATGGATCACTTgtcag TTCCAATTCACCATAGAAGTAATAGAAGCTTGAATGGTATATACAATGAACCATATTCCCAGCATAGCAGTGTAAGTGATCTTAGAAGAGTACATCACAATAAAGGATTCCACAGTGATAATGAATCGGCTGGGCATCCTCCGCCATCTACTTCAAGCGGCATAGTTGCTGGATCAAGTTCTGATTCCGCCGGAAGTCATATAGTTTATTCTGATATGGCTCAGGCTGTTCCAAGACCTAACGAAGGTATTAACTATTTGTCACCGGAATCTTCTGATGTTTCAAACCAATCATTAAAAGAGTTAACTAAGCGTGTTTTGCAACCGCAAAGCAATCAAGGAATTAAAAAGCCGGAACCACACACTGATTCAAGTATGACTTATCTTTCGTCGAATGAACTTTTATTGGAGGACGAAGAAGAATCGAATGTAAATAATATTGATAGTGCTTACGACTTTGGAGATCCCGAAAAATTAGGGTTCGCACCTATCCCTCCAGGTTTAGATCcaactgataaagaaaatattgCTCCTCCTGCTTATTCTATGAGTGGATACAATCAAGGAACACGACGGCCGCAAACATTACCGGGCATTAGTCCTCTTCAACTTAGACCACAAGAAATATCAAATACTGCTTACCCAAGTCCGTCAGCGCATCGCAATCTTTATACCAACGATATGTATTTAAAACCTGTGTCTGATGCTTTACCCACCTATCAGCAGCATCTAGAACAAAAACAGCAGTTCCAAAATGGAAGAGCACAACATGTCGAAATGCCAACAAATGTGTCCCCAAGCTGTTACAACAATGTCCGGTTATTTCGACCTAATTCTCAACAGAACAACACAGGCCAACTGCCAGTTTTGTCGCCTTTCACAGAACAAGTATATTTTACAAGTAACAATTCTTTGTCACCGTCATCGAGATTCGGAAGTCCAGGGTCTTCCCTTATTTCTTTATCGCCTGCTCAAAAAGAGGAATTGTTAAGTAGAATTTTACATGAAAATCCAAATTATTTTCACAATCAGTGCAATAAAAACTATAGATCACCAGGGTCGTCCGTTCAATCACCCCAATCAAATAACGCAATGAGTCCAAATGGCATGTTAAAACAAGTTGTTGAACCAGGCTCTGTTGAAATACACGGACCAATAGAAATTGAAGATCGCGAAGAAGTGatgatataa